One region of Lactobacillus johnsonii genomic DNA includes:
- a CDS encoding cation-translocating P-type ATPase, with the protein MKAYYRESKEEVLKELGANEQQDLTSKAAQEKLAQVGPNALVEGKKKSVVEVFLEQFKDLMVIILIVAAVISAFTGNLESTAVIIVVLILNAILGTVQHVKAEKSLAALKSLSAPAAKVLRDGKKQEIAAKDVVPGDILLLEAGDLVTADGRILDNFSLQVNESSLTGESTNIDKLDTTFEKEVPLADRVNMVYSSSLVTYGRANVLVTATGMETEIGKIATLMNETKERRTPLQVSLDQFSSRLATAILIFCALILGLQMWRGRPLLDALLFAVALAVAAIPEALSSIVTIVQAMGTQKMAKEHAIIKNLAAVESLGSVSVICSDKTGTLTQNKMTVEDIYIGGKVLKSEELNLSNQLHRYLLYDVVLNNDASLSDGKKIGDPTESALLEMYRKVPGIDLGDGKLGLSESELREHLDRLEEVPFDSDRKLMSTKHLIHTVPTIFVKGAIDVLLKRCVNIRFGDDIRPMTEQDRKDILAQNNHFSENGLRVLAFAYKESDEELSTDSEKDLTFIGLVSEMDPPREESVAAVARAKEAGIRTVMITGDHKVTAVAIAKKIGIFTDGDLALTGLELDALSDEELDQQIEKVAVYARVSPENKIRIVNAWQRKNHIVSMTGDGVNDAPALKKADVGVAMGITGTEVSKDAASMILTDDNFATIIKAVANGRTVYENIRNAIGYLLSGNLSAIITVLFASIAALPVPFVAVQLLFINLVTDSLPALAIGMEPGNPDILKRKPRDPKASLLDKKFVTQISIQGFLISLSVIAAFLLGLRDTPAIACTMAFSTLTFARLLHGFNCRSQHSIFKIGFKNNWYSLAAFALGTVLLALILFVPALHGLFAVQPLTAQEVWLIVILAIIPTILIQLVKVIRENRD; encoded by the coding sequence GTGAAAGCATATTATCGTGAGAGTAAAGAAGAAGTTCTAAAAGAGCTTGGAGCTAATGAACAGCAAGATTTAACTAGTAAAGCTGCCCAAGAAAAGTTAGCTCAAGTAGGACCAAATGCTCTAGTAGAGGGTAAGAAGAAAAGTGTTGTAGAAGTCTTTTTAGAACAATTTAAAGACCTAATGGTTATTATTTTGATTGTTGCAGCTGTGATTTCTGCATTCACTGGTAACCTAGAAAGTACAGCAGTTATTATTGTTGTTTTGATTTTAAATGCTATTTTAGGAACAGTGCAACATGTTAAGGCGGAAAAGTCGCTAGCGGCCTTAAAATCCCTATCCGCACCTGCTGCTAAAGTTTTAAGAGATGGTAAGAAACAAGAAATTGCCGCAAAAGATGTTGTTCCTGGAGATATACTCTTACTCGAAGCAGGGGATTTAGTTACTGCTGATGGTAGAATTTTAGATAATTTTTCATTGCAGGTAAATGAAAGTTCTCTAACTGGAGAGTCAACTAATATTGATAAGTTAGATACGACTTTTGAAAAAGAAGTTCCTTTGGCTGATCGTGTAAACATGGTATATTCTAGTTCTCTTGTAACTTATGGACGTGCGAATGTTTTAGTTACAGCTACTGGAATGGAGACTGAAATTGGTAAAATCGCTACCCTGATGAATGAAACTAAGGAACGCAGAACGCCACTACAAGTTTCACTTGATCAATTTTCATCTCGTCTTGCAACTGCAATTTTGATTTTCTGTGCCTTGATCTTAGGATTGCAAATGTGGCGTGGTCGACCTTTGCTAGATGCATTACTATTTGCAGTAGCATTAGCAGTTGCAGCTATTCCTGAAGCTTTGAGCTCAATTGTAACTATTGTGCAGGCGATGGGAACTCAAAAAATGGCTAAAGAGCATGCAATTATTAAGAACTTAGCTGCGGTTGAATCATTAGGGTCAGTTTCAGTAATTTGTTCTGATAAAACTGGAACCTTAACTCAAAATAAGATGACTGTTGAAGACATTTATATTGGCGGTAAAGTTCTTAAGTCTGAAGAGTTGAACTTAAGTAATCAGTTGCACCGTTATTTACTATATGATGTAGTTTTGAACAATGATGCAAGTCTATCCGATGGTAAAAAAATTGGTGATCCAACAGAATCAGCCTTATTAGAAATGTACCGTAAAGTTCCAGGAATTGATCTTGGTGATGGAAAATTAGGCTTATCTGAAAGTGAATTAAGAGAACATTTAGATCGTTTAGAGGAAGTGCCTTTTGACTCTGATAGAAAATTAATGAGTACTAAGCACTTAATTCACACTGTTCCTACAATTTTTGTAAAGGGAGCAATCGATGTTTTACTTAAACGTTGTGTGAATATTCGTTTCGGGGATGATATTCGCCCAATGACTGAACAAGATCGAAAAGATATTTTGGCTCAAAATAATCACTTTTCAGAAAATGGACTAAGAGTATTGGCATTTGCATATAAGGAAAGTGATGAAGAGTTATCTACTGATAGCGAAAAAGACTTAACTTTCATTGGTTTGGTTTCTGAAATGGATCCACCTAGAGAAGAAAGTGTTGCAGCTGTTGCACGTGCTAAAGAAGCTGGAATTAGAACTGTTATGATCACCGGTGACCACAAAGTAACTGCAGTAGCAATTGCAAAAAAGATTGGTATTTTCACTGATGGTGATCTTGCATTAACAGGTTTAGAGTTAGATGCATTAAGTGATGAAGAATTAGACCAACAAATTGAAAAAGTAGCAGTTTATGCTCGAGTTTCACCAGAAAACAAAATTAGAATTGTTAATGCCTGGCAAAGAAAGAATCATATTGTATCAATGACAGGTGACGGAGTTAACGATGCACCTGCATTAAAGAAGGCAGACGTTGGTGTTGCAATGGGTATTACTGGTACGGAAGTATCAAAAGATGCTGCAAGTATGATCTTAACTGATGACAACTTTGCTACAATTATTAAAGCTGTTGCAAATGGTAGAACAGTTTATGAAAATATCCGGAATGCAATTGGATATTTACTATCTGGTAACTTATCAGCTATCATTACTGTTTTATTCGCTTCAATTGCTGCATTACCGGTTCCGTTTGTTGCAGTTCAACTTTTATTCATTAACTTAGTTACTGACTCTCTTCCAGCTTTAGCTATTGGGATGGAACCAGGAAATCCTGATATTTTAAAACGTAAACCACGTGATCCTAAAGCTAGTTTGTTAGATAAAAAATTCGTTACACAAATTAGTATTCAAGGTTTCTTAATTTCATTAAGTGTTATTGCTGCCTTCTTACTTGGTTTAAGGGATACACCAGCAATTGCATGTACTATGGCCTTTTCAACTTTAACATTTGCGCGTTTACTTCATGGGTTCAACTGCCGTTCACAACATAGTATTTTTAAGATTGGATTTAAAAATAATTGGTACAGTTTAGCAGCTTTTGCGTTAGGAACTGTACTTTTAGCCTTAATTCTTTTTGTACCAGCATTACATGGACTCTTTGCAGTTCAACCATTAACTGCTCAAGAAGTATGGCTAATTGTGATTTTGGCAATTATTCCAACTATCTTAATTCAATTGGTGAAAGTGATTAGAGAAAATAGAGATTAA
- a CDS encoding glycerophosphodiester phosphodiesterase, with amino-acid sequence MNKYILVGFLILIFPFTCGFLNIAHRGDNEQGKFAEHSWVAYDRAVCAKVDYLELDLQQTADHVLVVSHDENLSRVFGIDKGIANLPYHDLITYKNQNGESIHSLVDVFKRYQSSNVKFMIEPKDSSDNDINNLLSLIKKYHLQNRVLLESFSELALLKIHKSEPQIPLTQLAGDFKISPMLQYFANNFYAKKAADYLDEHNKKYLLWGINTKTQMKKYLRPEKNVSGILTDYPVKLATILHENCIFKRYYEVAAYPNESISGYMYLKNGKKVYVDQVKMKDNRLFYHVKPNIWISYDNLKNYNEFAPKAQVGKVKLEHDAQVYTDPAFEKKTEKKLRKDSTWNYFAVKKMHGKTAYNLGGAQWVSQ; translated from the coding sequence ATGAATAAATATATTTTGGTTGGTTTCCTTATTTTAATTTTTCCTTTTACTTGTGGTTTTTTAAACATCGCCCACCGCGGGGATAATGAACAAGGAAAGTTTGCAGAGCATAGTTGGGTTGCATATGATCGTGCAGTATGTGCAAAAGTAGACTATTTAGAACTAGATTTACAACAAACTGCTGATCATGTTCTCGTGGTAAGCCATGATGAAAACCTAAGTAGAGTTTTTGGGATTGATAAAGGTATTGCAAACTTGCCTTATCATGATCTAATTACATATAAAAATCAAAATGGTGAATCCATTCATAGTCTTGTCGATGTCTTTAAACGTTATCAGAGTTCTAACGTAAAATTTATGATTGAACCAAAAGATAGTAGTGATAATGATATTAATAATCTACTTAGTTTAATCAAAAAATATCATTTACAAAATCGGGTGTTGTTAGAATCTTTCTCAGAGCTAGCTCTTTTAAAAATTCATAAAAGTGAGCCGCAAATTCCGCTAACTCAATTAGCTGGTGATTTTAAAATATCACCAATGCTGCAGTATTTTGCAAATAATTTTTATGCTAAGAAAGCTGCTGATTATTTGGATGAGCATAATAAAAAGTATTTACTCTGGGGCATTAATACAAAAACTCAAATGAAGAAGTATTTGCGCCCAGAAAAAAATGTTTCAGGAATATTGACAGATTATCCAGTTAAATTGGCCACTATTTTACATGAAAATTGTATCTTTAAAAGATACTATGAAGTAGCCGCTTATCCTAATGAATCAATTTCGGGTTATATGTATTTGAAAAATGGTAAAAAAGTTTATGTCGATCAAGTTAAAATGAAAGATAATCGACTTTTTTATCATGTAAAACCTAATATTTGGATTAGTTATGATAATTTAAAAAATTACAACGAGTTTGCTCCGAAAGCACAGGTTGGTAAAGTTAAATTAGAACATGATGCGCAAGTTTATACGGATCCGGCTTTTGAAAAGAAAACCGAGAAGAAATTACGTAAAGATAGTACTTGGAATTATTTTGCAGTAAAGAAAATGCACGGGAAAACTGCCTATAACTTGGGTGGTGCACAGTGGGTAAGCCAATGA
- a CDS encoding pseudouridine synthase, which yields MRIDKYLANMNVGSRKEVHNLIKKKIVTVNGEVVKTPKEQVKEDDEIIVDGEKVVYQKYHYFLLNKPKGVISATEDRSQKTVLSLLKPKDHYKDIAPVGRLDKDTTGLLLLTNDGALAHELLAPNKHVTKKYRAKIAGVADEEKVKVFASGMTLGDGTKLKPAELKILMQDKESDQSEIEIEIQEGKYHQIKRMFGAVGMKVIELDRISMGKLVLPATLKRGQYQEITLKEIK from the coding sequence ATGAGAATTGATAAGTATTTGGCTAACATGAATGTTGGTTCACGTAAAGAAGTTCATAATCTCATTAAAAAGAAGATTGTGACAGTTAATGGGGAAGTTGTAAAGACACCCAAGGAGCAAGTTAAAGAAGACGACGAAATAATAGTTGACGGAGAAAAAGTGGTATATCAGAAATACCATTATTTTCTTCTCAATAAACCTAAAGGTGTTATTTCAGCAACAGAAGATAGAAGTCAAAAAACTGTTCTTTCTTTACTTAAACCTAAAGATCATTATAAAGACATAGCACCAGTGGGCAGACTGGATAAGGATACGACGGGTTTATTATTGTTAACAAATGATGGTGCTTTAGCGCATGAGTTATTAGCTCCTAATAAACATGTTACTAAAAAATATCGGGCAAAAATTGCTGGAGTAGCTGATGAAGAGAAAGTTAAAGTTTTTGCTAGTGGTATGACATTAGGTGATGGGACAAAACTAAAACCAGCAGAATTAAAGATTTTGATGCAAGATAAAGAGTCCGATCAATCAGAAATTGAGATTGAAATTCAAGAGGGAAAGTATCACCAAATTAAGCGAATGTTTGGAGCAGTGGGGATGAAAGTAATAGAATTAGATCGAATTTCCATGGGAAAATTAGTTTTACCAGCTACTCTAAAACGCGGCCAATATCAGGAAATTACTCTAAAAGAAATTAAGTAG
- the thiI gene encoding tRNA uracil 4-sulfurtransferase ThiI has protein sequence MQYTEVMVRYGELSTKGKNRKDFIGRLAGNVTRALQDFPEIEIHPKHDRMHIVLNGAPFEKIDQRLKLVFGIQTYSPTIKVDKNLDAIKKASLELMQATFKDGMTFKVNTRRSDHNFEYDTNQLNMIIGDYLFDNMDNLKVQMKEPDLVLRIEVRQDAIYISNQLLHGAGGMPVGTAGKAVMMLSGGIDSPVASYLAMKRGVEIDMVHFFSPPYTTEKALAKAKELTGILANYSGKINFIAVPFTEIQEQIKEKLPEGYLMTIQRRFMLQLADRIRAMRGGLAIFNGESVGQVASQTLESMVAINDVTSTPVLRPVATMDKTEIIKLADQIGTFDLSIEPFEDCCTIFAPPRPKTKPKLDEARKLEDRLDAEGMIQRAIDGMEITPIYPNQKFLDDKAQEDADLL, from the coding sequence ATGCAATATACAGAAGTAATGGTTCGCTATGGTGAACTATCCACTAAGGGAAAAAATCGAAAAGATTTTATTGGAAGACTTGCTGGTAATGTAACTAGAGCTTTGCAAGATTTTCCAGAAATTGAGATCCATCCTAAACATGATCGTATGCACATTGTCTTGAATGGTGCACCATTTGAGAAAATTGATCAACGTTTAAAACTTGTTTTTGGTATTCAAACTTATTCTCCAACTATAAAAGTTGATAAGAATCTTGATGCAATCAAAAAAGCATCCCTTGAATTGATGCAAGCAACTTTTAAAGATGGTATGACCTTTAAAGTTAATACTAGACGCAGTGACCATAATTTTGAATATGACACTAATCAGTTAAACATGATAATTGGTGATTATCTATTTGATAATATGGATAATTTAAAGGTTCAAATGAAAGAGCCTGACCTAGTCTTGAGAATTGAAGTTCGACAAGACGCAATCTATATTTCAAACCAACTTCTTCATGGAGCAGGTGGTATGCCGGTCGGAACTGCTGGAAAGGCAGTTATGATGTTATCAGGTGGTATCGATTCTCCCGTAGCTTCTTACTTAGCAATGAAGCGTGGAGTTGAAATTGATATGGTGCACTTCTTTAGTCCTCCATACACTACGGAAAAGGCACTTGCTAAAGCAAAAGAGTTAACTGGAATTTTGGCTAACTATTCTGGAAAAATTAACTTTATTGCTGTACCTTTTACTGAAATTCAAGAGCAAATTAAGGAAAAGTTACCAGAAGGTTACTTAATGACCATTCAACGCCGTTTTATGTTGCAATTGGCAGATCGTATTCGTGCAATGCGTGGTGGGTTAGCAATCTTCAACGGTGAATCAGTTGGTCAAGTGGCATCTCAAACACTAGAATCAATGGTTGCAATTAATGATGTAACTTCAACTCCAGTTCTTCGTCCAGTCGCTACAATGGATAAAACTGAAATTATTAAGCTAGCTGACCAAATCGGAACATTCGACCTTTCTATTGAACCATTTGAAGACTGTTGTACAATTTTTGCTCCGCCGCGTCCAAAGACTAAACCAAAATTGGATGAAGCACGTAAGCTAGAAGATAGACTTGATGCTGAAGGAATGATTCAGCGAGCAATTGATGGAATGGAGATTACACCAATTTATCCAAATCAAAAATTCTTAGATGATAAGGCTCAAGAAGACGCAGACTTGTTATAA
- a CDS encoding cysteine desulfurase family protein, whose amino-acid sequence MIYFDNSATTAVYPAALETYDKVTKDIWGNPSSLHKMGDRSHQLLEASRKQIANLLNVKPYEIFFTSSGSESDNWAIKGTALVKKEFGNHIITSSVEHAAVSNSVRALENLGFRITVLPVDKNGQVNPEDLKEALDKETILVSIMGVNNEIGTIQPIKAISKVLENYPNVTFHVDNVQALGKDVWDEVFTDRVDLMSLSAHKFHAPRGVGILYKKEGKMIKPLIDGGGQEKALRSSTENLPAIAATAKAMRLYLADEKKNAEQELAVKNKIVSYLNGKPGIHIFSPINDNFVPSILCFSLEGIRGETLVHTLESEDIYVSTTSACSSRSGVESGTLNSMKVDDDLATGAIRLSFDPSNTIEEAEQFISVFDKIYKHFAEINHLK is encoded by the coding sequence TTGATCTATTTTGATAATAGTGCTACAACAGCTGTCTATCCTGCAGCTTTAGAGACATATGATAAAGTAACAAAGGATATCTGGGGAAATCCTTCAAGTTTGCATAAAATGGGAGATCGATCTCATCAACTTTTAGAAGCCTCTAGAAAGCAAATTGCTAATTTATTGAATGTTAAGCCATATGAGATATTTTTCACATCTAGTGGAAGTGAATCTGATAATTGGGCAATCAAAGGTACTGCTTTAGTTAAAAAAGAATTTGGTAACCATATTATTACATCAAGTGTTGAACATGCAGCAGTTTCAAATTCAGTACGTGCTTTAGAAAATTTAGGATTTCGTATAACTGTTTTACCAGTTGATAAGAATGGACAAGTAAATCCTGAAGATTTAAAAGAAGCATTAGATAAAGAAACAATTTTGGTTTCAATTATGGGCGTTAATAATGAGATTGGTACAATTCAACCTATTAAAGCTATTAGTAAGGTTTTAGAAAATTATCCCAACGTTACTTTTCATGTTGATAATGTCCAAGCTTTGGGAAAAGATGTTTGGGATGAAGTATTTACTGATCGAGTAGACCTAATGAGTCTATCAGCTCATAAATTTCATGCACCTCGTGGCGTAGGTATTCTTTATAAAAAAGAAGGTAAAATGATTAAGCCGTTAATTGATGGTGGTGGTCAAGAAAAGGCCTTACGTTCAAGTACTGAAAATTTACCTGCAATTGCGGCAACTGCTAAAGCTATGCGTTTATATTTAGCTGATGAAAAGAAAAATGCTGAGCAAGAATTAGCAGTTAAAAATAAAATAGTTTCCTATTTAAATGGAAAACCAGGAATTCATATTTTTTCACCAATTAACGATAATTTTGTTCCAAGTATTTTATGTTTTTCATTAGAAGGTATTCGCGGGGAAACTTTAGTTCATACGCTTGAGTCTGAAGATATTTATGTTTCAACTACTAGTGCATGTTCTTCAAGAAGTGGTGTTGAGAGTGGAACTTTGAATTCTATGAAGGTAGATGATGATTTAGCTACCGGTGCAATTAGACTAAGTTTTGATCCAAGTAATACAATTGAAGAAGCTGAGCAATTTATTTCAGTTTTTGATAAAATATATAAGCACTTCGCTGAAATTAATCATTTGAAATAA
- the ezrA gene encoding septation ring formation regulator EzrA — protein MSSGLSILIIVILIAIIAAIATVVILNKYFNHQIAELDALTDELKDISVEEDIKRLEKMELAGKSLETFKRWQKVYQKVDTKDVGELKHLLEQAAGLNAKFNLIKTRQLIKEATELLQTNQDNVEHSKQVFTNLLEANRDNQKHYAALSKDYQQLRKKILSQSFNYGNAIDQIEEELATLESDFQTVKNLSGEGDHEEAKKVLVKIDTNLTTLKTDLPKVENFDQELKNVFPDQLSELSNTYRQMIKDKYKITEVDVLEEIKSLRELVDSTKKDLNKLELEKVEKNNKEISTRIDSLYDILTKEFKARPFVDKNQDKIVQILSHVGNASNQLVAKLEHVDQSYELTHGELAEARQLKSQVSRMNSDFDVDCQKLADGNGVYSQIENKWLTMLDNLKEIEKTEKKLSNDIDGLFDAEKIANDSIIHFKQEISLVYRKVERRQLPGKPESFIQMYTLVLNEVKHTDDELNQVRINMEKISSELIQIQEDIKRLKKEADEILNSADLVELIMQYSNKYLSNPEIKRARKEAYDLYQNKYEYKEALDIIATALEKVEPGSYQRIEKEYYSEQEAGEEE, from the coding sequence ATGTCATCAGGGTTATCTATTCTTATTATTGTAATATTGATTGCTATAATTGCTGCTATTGCTACAGTTGTTATTCTTAATAAGTATTTTAATCATCAGATTGCGGAATTAGATGCGCTAACTGATGAATTAAAAGATATTAGCGTTGAAGAAGATATTAAACGTTTAGAGAAAATGGAATTAGCCGGAAAAAGTTTGGAAACTTTTAAAAGATGGCAGAAAGTATATCAAAAAGTTGACACTAAGGACGTTGGAGAATTAAAGCATCTTCTTGAACAAGCAGCTGGACTTAATGCAAAATTTAATTTAATAAAAACTCGCCAATTAATTAAAGAAGCAACAGAATTATTGCAGACTAATCAAGATAATGTAGAACACAGTAAGCAAGTATTTACTAATTTACTCGAAGCAAATCGAGATAATCAAAAACACTATGCTGCTTTATCAAAAGATTATCAGCAATTACGTAAAAAAATATTATCCCAGTCTTTTAATTACGGAAATGCAATTGACCAGATTGAAGAAGAGCTTGCAACTTTAGAGAGCGATTTTCAAACTGTAAAGAACTTATCTGGTGAAGGAGATCATGAAGAAGCAAAGAAAGTATTAGTTAAAATTGATACAAATCTTACTACTTTAAAGACAGATCTTCCTAAGGTAGAGAACTTTGATCAAGAGTTGAAAAATGTTTTTCCCGACCAACTTAGCGAACTCAGCAATACTTATCGTCAAATGATAAAAGATAAGTATAAAATTACTGAGGTCGATGTATTAGAAGAAATTAAGAGTTTAAGAGAATTAGTTGATAGTACTAAAAAGGATCTTAACAAATTAGAGCTTGAAAAAGTTGAAAAGAATAACAAAGAAATAAGTACACGAATTGATAGCTTGTATGACATTCTTACAAAAGAATTTAAAGCTCGACCATTTGTTGATAAAAATCAAGATAAAATTGTTCAAATTCTTTCCCATGTTGGAAATGCATCTAACCAACTTGTAGCTAAGTTAGAGCATGTTGATCAAAGTTATGAATTGACACATGGAGAGCTAGCTGAAGCTAGACAACTAAAAAGTCAAGTTAGCCGAATGAATTCTGACTTTGATGTTGACTGTCAAAAGCTAGCTGATGGGAACGGTGTTTACTCTCAAATTGAGAATAAATGGCTAACTATGTTAGATAATTTGAAAGAAATTGAAAAGACTGAGAAAAAACTCTCGAATGATATAGATGGACTATTTGATGCAGAAAAAATCGCTAATGATTCTATAATTCATTTTAAGCAAGAAATTTCTTTAGTTTATCGAAAAGTTGAACGGCGTCAGCTACCAGGAAAGCCTGAAAGTTTTATTCAAATGTATACTTTAGTCTTAAATGAAGTTAAGCATACAGATGATGAATTGAATCAAGTTAGAATAAATATGGAAAAAATATCTAGTGAATTGATTCAAATTCAAGAAGATATTAAGCGCTTAAAGAAAGAGGCAGATGAGATTTTGAATTCTGCTGATTTGGTTGAATTAATTATGCAATATTCAAATAAATATCTTTCAAATCCTGAAATTAAACGCGCACGTAAAGAAGCCTATGATTTGTACCAGAATAAATATGAATATAAGGAAGCACTGGATATAATTGCCACAGCATTAGAAAAGGTGGAGCCAGGAAGCTATCAAAGAATTGAAAAAGAATACTATAGCGAGCAAGAAGCAGGCGAAGAAGAGTAA
- the rpsD gene encoding 30S ribosomal protein S4: MSRYTGPSWKRSRRLGISLSGTGKEISRRNYAPGDHGPNNRAKVSEYGQQLKEKQKLRWMFGLNERQFQNLFIRAGKIREGKHGVNFMALLERRLDNIVYRLGLASTREQARQLVNHGHILVDGKRVDIPSYEVKVGQEISLRDKSKNLQQVKDALDAVVSRPPFVSFDDSKMTGTLVRLPERDEMEPEVDEALIVEWYNKKL, translated from the coding sequence ATGTCAAGATATACTGGTCCAAGTTGGAAACGTTCAAGACGCTTAGGTATCTCACTTTCAGGTACTGGTAAGGAAATTAGCCGTCGTAACTACGCACCTGGTGATCATGGTCCTAACAACCGTGCAAAGGTTTCCGAATATGGTCAACAATTAAAAGAAAAGCAAAAGTTACGTTGGATGTTTGGTTTAAATGAACGTCAATTCCAAAACTTATTCATCCGTGCCGGCAAGATTCGTGAAGGTAAGCACGGTGTTAACTTTATGGCTTTACTTGAAAGACGTTTAGACAACATCGTTTACCGCTTAGGTTTAGCTTCAACTAGAGAACAAGCTAGACAACTTGTTAACCATGGTCACATCTTAGTAGATGGCAAGCGTGTTGACATTCCTTCATACGAAGTTAAAGTTGGTCAAGAAATCAGCTTAAGAGATAAGTCAAAGAACTTGCAACAAGTTAAGGACGCTTTAGATGCAGTTGTATCACGTCCACCATTTGTTTCATTTGACGACAGCAAGATGACTGGTACTTTAGTTCGTCTTCCAGAACGTGACGAAATGGAACCAGAAGTTGATGAAGCTCTTATCGTTGAATGGTACAACAAGAAGCTTTAA
- a CDS encoding YueI family protein — MTEDLNTRLEHAAKGITPQTCPDERRRYLGSLRERVLVRMTVKETDNSTLDTLFLDHLNDFKNYTILINGKMPQNKFISKLMSLCSQKDIKFTLINDETAKNEPDSTGILVVSKTAINHYRIDINQVYAPEVPHEKLSKPKKENFWDKLFRKKD, encoded by the coding sequence ATGACTGAAGATTTAAATACACGTCTTGAACATGCTGCTAAAGGCATTACTCCTCAAACTTGTCCCGATGAACGGAGAAGATATTTAGGTTCTTTACGTGAACGAGTTCTAGTAAGAATGACTGTAAAAGAAACCGATAACTCGACCTTAGATACTTTGTTTTTAGACCATTTAAATGACTTTAAAAATTACACTATCTTAATTAATGGTAAAATGCCTCAAAATAAATTTATTAGTAAATTAATGAGTTTGTGTTCACAAAAAGATATTAAGTTCACTTTAATAAATGACGAGACTGCCAAAAACGAACCAGACTCCACTGGCATTTTAGTAGTTTCAAAAACTGCTATTAATCATTATAGAATTGATATCAACCAAGTATATGCTCCAGAAGTACCACATGAAAAATTATCAAAACCAAAAAAAGAAAATTTCTGGGACAAATTATTTAGAAAAAAGGACTAA